In Rutidosis leptorrhynchoides isolate AG116_Rl617_1_P2 chromosome 2, CSIRO_AGI_Rlap_v1, whole genome shotgun sequence, one genomic interval encodes:
- the LOC139893692 gene encoding uncharacterized protein, with protein sequence MMEIDSTSSRTNNIMMMEVDAVSSRANNLMMMEVNNGSSRLNDKRPLEISGPENEARKHPESNASNTSTFINHGMIAWTESRRKWVGDKSQRSRRRSTPEDPVISWSTTYEDLLSNTDSFPEPIPLSEMVDFLVDIWLDEGLYD encoded by the exons ATGATGGAAATCGATAGTACAAGTTCTCGAACAAATAATATTATGATGATGGAAGTTGATGCTGTAAGTTCTCGAGCCAACAATCTCATGATGATGGAAGTCAATAATGGAAGTAGTCGACTAAATGACAAGCGGCCCTTAGAAATTTCAGGGCCTGAAAATGAAGCAAGAAAGCATCCCGAAAGCAATGCAAGCAACACTTCAACGTTTATTAACCATG GCATGATTGCTTGGACCGAGAGTAGAAGGAAATGGGTCGGAGATAAATCTCAAAGATCACGAAGAAGAAGTACGCCAGAAGATCCAGTCATAAG TTGGTCAACGACTTACGAAGACCTTCTTTCAAATACCGACAGTTTTCCTGAACCAATCCCTTTATCG GAGATGGTAGACTTCTTAGTTGATATATGGCTTGATGAAGGTTTATACGATTAG
- the LOC139893693 gene encoding U11/U12 small nuclear ribonucleoprotein 31 kDa protein: MGRYSDEDEDDTFYHRYSSVTPQQQPSSSTSSNKTLTKSSSNRGSASGSGGLAPSKSTVYVSNLDYSLTNSDVFTIFSTFGKVAKVTILRDRVSRESRGVAFVLFVSRDDAMKAVKGIDKKVLNGRTLSASIASDNGRAPEFIKKKVYKDKSRCYECGEGGHLSYECPKNQFGVRERPQPKRGRREGGSGGGGGRGGGYVGGKEEEEDEAGGDEVFEDDNWASIVDNEADERLLGGGENGSRDGKGKKEKVKKTSYFSDESDKED; this comes from the coding sequence ATGGGTAGATACAGTGACGAAGATGAAGACGATACATTTTATCACCGTTATTCATCTGTTACACCACAACAAcaaccatcatcatcaacatcatccaaTAAAACCCTAACTAAATCATCATCAAATCGAGGCAGTGCGAGTGGAAGTGGAGGTTTAGCGCCATCGAAATCCACCGTTTATGTAAGCAATCTGGATTACAGTTTAACTAATTCCGATGTGTTCACTATATTTTCAACTTTTGGTAAAGTAGCTAAGGTTACAATTCTTAGAGATAGGGTTAGTCGAGAGAGCCGTGGCGTTGCATTTGTATTGTTTGTGTCGCGTGATGATGCGATGAAAGCGGTTAAAGGGATCGATAAAAAGGTGCTTAATGGTAGGACGTTGAGTGCGAGTATAGCTTCGGATAATGGTAGGGCACCTGAGTTTATTAAGAAGAAGGTTTATAAGGATAAGAGCAGGTGTTATGAGTGTGGAGAGGGCGGGCATTTGTCATATGAGTGTCCGAAGAATCAGTTTGGGGTTAGGGAACGGCCGCAGCCGAAACGAGGGCGGAGAGAGGGCGGCAGTGGCGGTGGCGGTGGCCGTGGTGGCGGGTATGTTGGTGGGAAGGAGGAGGAGGAGGATGAGGCGGGCGGTGATGAGGTGTTTGAGGATGACAATTGGGCGTCGATTGTGGATAACGAGGCTGATGAGAGGTTGTTGGGTGGTGGTGAAAATGGGAGTCGAGATGGAAAGGGGAAAAAAGAGAAGGTGAAGAAGACAAGCTATTTTAGTGACGAGAGTGACAAAGAGGATTGA
- the LOC139893694 gene encoding uncharacterized protein has protein sequence MASSVFITKVCTCKISNLSNPFVPLSIFKFSSSFQTQIPHPHHGLKLKNLLKAAPEDLPSDVMEDSKFVPLNPEDPTFGPPALLLIGFQVDEFVKIQKFLIELEGEFLEVIFCTEDMLTGSLWEAINTKQSNLDAAKIAKSLPRVCFLSGLTGEEMMMFIDAFPESGLSGTVFAAVVPNSADKPLLEVIEEIMGDHEMMKSREQS, from the exons ATGGCTTCTTCTGTCTTCATAACCAAAGTTTGTACTTGTAAAATTTCAAATCTCTCAAACCCATTTGTTCCTCTGAGTATTTTCAAGTTTTCATCATCATTTCAAACACAAATCCCACACCCTCATCATGGACTGAAGCTCAAGAACCTCCTCAAGGCGGCTCCTGAAG ACCTTCCTTCTGATGTGATGGAAGATTCGAAATTTGTTCCGTTGAATCCTGAAGATCCTACATTTGGTCCACCA GCTTTGCTATTGATCGGGTTTCAAGTCGACGAGTTTGTGAAG ATACAGAAGTTCTTGATAGAGTTGGAAGGTGAATTCTTAGAG GTTATCTTCTGCACTGAAGATATGTTGACGGGCTCACTTTGGGAAGCTATAAATACAAAACAGTCAAATCTCGATGCTGCAAAG ATTGCAAAATCGTTACCAAGGGTTTGCTTTTTATCCGGTCTTACAGGCGAGGAGATGATGATGTTCATAGATGCTTTTCCAGAATCCG GATTATCAGGAACAGTGTTTGCAGCAGTTGTACCCAATAGTGCTGATAAACCATTACTAGAGGTGATCGAAGAGATCATGGGGGACCATGAGATGATG AAATCGCGTGAACAAAGCTAG